In a genomic window of Brassica rapa cultivar Chiifu-401-42 chromosome A10, CAAS_Brap_v3.01, whole genome shotgun sequence:
- the LOC103845900 gene encoding probable lysophospholipase BODYGUARD 4 isoform X2, whose translation MSFLAISTKNWARKSGTAIHAALSLIIFFFLDLADAVLCVVYVLLDELLEGKSQSCYCNASPPITGENEVSETLFKRRNVFREMGFLGFARKFKLSGRMVKSEKTHRWSDCGCLTCNSWTKNEDGNLHVVVKDSTPQEDSVQQPLENVIFIHGFMGSSYFWTETVFEHVDEERYRLFAVDLLGFGESPKPRDSLYTLRDHVEAIERSVIKPYQVHSFHVVAHSMGCLIALALAAKHSTIVKSVTLVAPPYFPSSLEESVLTRIAGKRLWPPLAFGTAVMSWYEHVGRCVCFIVCKHHKIWESLIKLCTGKREIPWKIKDITRHTHHSAWHSMHNVICGASKFADKHLETLVNSSVKIHLMQGDRDEIVPLHCSGDMKRSFPAVEVEIVVGADHESVIGGRREEFVEKLESIWGSCR comes from the exons ATGTCTTTCCTCGCAATCTCCACGAAGAACTGGGCGAGAAAATCCGGGACAGCCATTCACGCCGCCCTATCTttaatcatcttcttcttcctcgaccTCGCGGACGCGGTACTCTGCGTCGTTTACGTGCTCCTCGACGAGCTTCTGGAGGGAAAATCCCAAAGCTGTTACTGCAACGCGTCTCCTCCTATCACCGGTGAAAATGAGGTTTCAGAGACTCTATTCAAGAGGAGAAACGTTTTCCGGGAAATGGGTTTTCTCGGGTTCGCCAGAAAGTTCAAGCTTTCCGGGAGAATGGTGAAGTCTGAGAAGACTCATAGATGGTCAGATTGTGGGTGTCTTACTTGCAACTCGTGGACGAAGAACGAAGATGGGAATCTTCACGTCGTAGTCAAAGATTCAACTCCTCAAG AGGACTCTGTTCAACAACCGTTGGAGAATGTAATATTCATACACGGTTTCATGGGTTCATCGTATTTCTGGACAGAGACTGTGTTCGAACACGTTGATGAAGAACGTTACAGGCTCTTCGCGGTTGATCTTTTGGGATTTGGGGAGAGTCCTAAGCCAAGAGACAGTCTCTATACGTTGAGAGATCATGTAGAAGCGATAGAGAGATCTGTTATCAAGCCTTATCAAGTACATTCGTTTCATGTGGTTGCACATTCAATGGGGTGCTTGATTGCTCTTGCTTTGGCTGCTAAGCACTCAACTATCGTTAAATCTGTTACTCTTGTCGCGCCG CCTTATTTTCCTTCATCACTTGAAGAATCTGTCTTGACCCGAATCGCTGGAAAGCGGCTCTGGCCGCCACTAGCGTTTGGTACTGCGGTCATGTCGTGGTACGAACATGTTGGACGATGTGTTTGTTTCATAGTCTGCAAGCATCATAAGATATGGGAATCGCTCATCAAGCTATGTACTGGTAAAAG GGAGATTCCTTGGAAGATAAAGGACATAACAAGACACACACATCACTCTGCATGGCATAGTATGCACAATGTGATCTGCGGTGCCTCCAAATTCGCGGATAAACATCTTGAAACCCTCGTAAACTCCAGTGTTAAGATTCACTTGATGCAAGGCGACCGTGATGAAATCGTTCCTTTGCATTGCTCTGGTGATATGAAGAGGAGTTTTCCGGCGGTGGAAGTTGAGATTGTTGTTGGTGCTGATCATGAGAGTGTTATAGGcggaagaagagaagagttTGTTGAGAAACTGGAGAGCATTTGGGGTTCCTGTAGATAA
- the LOC103845900 gene encoding probable lysophospholipase BODYGUARD 4 isoform X1, protein MSFLAISTKNWARKSGTAIHAALSLIIFFFLDLADAVLCVVYVLLDELLEGKSQSCYCNASPPITGENEVSETLFKRRNVFREMGFLGFARKFKLSGRMVKSEKTHRWSDCGCLTCNSWTKNEDGNLHVVVKDSTPQEKTEDSVQQPLENVIFIHGFMGSSYFWTETVFEHVDEERYRLFAVDLLGFGESPKPRDSLYTLRDHVEAIERSVIKPYQVHSFHVVAHSMGCLIALALAAKHSTIVKSVTLVAPPYFPSSLEESVLTRIAGKRLWPPLAFGTAVMSWYEHVGRCVCFIVCKHHKIWESLIKLCTGKREIPWKIKDITRHTHHSAWHSMHNVICGASKFADKHLETLVNSSVKIHLMQGDRDEIVPLHCSGDMKRSFPAVEVEIVVGADHESVIGGRREEFVEKLESIWGSCR, encoded by the exons ATGTCTTTCCTCGCAATCTCCACGAAGAACTGGGCGAGAAAATCCGGGACAGCCATTCACGCCGCCCTATCTttaatcatcttcttcttcctcgaccTCGCGGACGCGGTACTCTGCGTCGTTTACGTGCTCCTCGACGAGCTTCTGGAGGGAAAATCCCAAAGCTGTTACTGCAACGCGTCTCCTCCTATCACCGGTGAAAATGAGGTTTCAGAGACTCTATTCAAGAGGAGAAACGTTTTCCGGGAAATGGGTTTTCTCGGGTTCGCCAGAAAGTTCAAGCTTTCCGGGAGAATGGTGAAGTCTGAGAAGACTCATAGATGGTCAGATTGTGGGTGTCTTACTTGCAACTCGTGGACGAAGAACGAAGATGGGAATCTTCACGTCGTAGTCAAAGATTCAACTCCTCAAG AAAAAACAGAGGACTCTGTTCAACAACCGTTGGAGAATGTAATATTCATACACGGTTTCATGGGTTCATCGTATTTCTGGACAGAGACTGTGTTCGAACACGTTGATGAAGAACGTTACAGGCTCTTCGCGGTTGATCTTTTGGGATTTGGGGAGAGTCCTAAGCCAAGAGACAGTCTCTATACGTTGAGAGATCATGTAGAAGCGATAGAGAGATCTGTTATCAAGCCTTATCAAGTACATTCGTTTCATGTGGTTGCACATTCAATGGGGTGCTTGATTGCTCTTGCTTTGGCTGCTAAGCACTCAACTATCGTTAAATCTGTTACTCTTGTCGCGCCG CCTTATTTTCCTTCATCACTTGAAGAATCTGTCTTGACCCGAATCGCTGGAAAGCGGCTCTGGCCGCCACTAGCGTTTGGTACTGCGGTCATGTCGTGGTACGAACATGTTGGACGATGTGTTTGTTTCATAGTCTGCAAGCATCATAAGATATGGGAATCGCTCATCAAGCTATGTACTGGTAAAAG GGAGATTCCTTGGAAGATAAAGGACATAACAAGACACACACATCACTCTGCATGGCATAGTATGCACAATGTGATCTGCGGTGCCTCCAAATTCGCGGATAAACATCTTGAAACCCTCGTAAACTCCAGTGTTAAGATTCACTTGATGCAAGGCGACCGTGATGAAATCGTTCCTTTGCATTGCTCTGGTGATATGAAGAGGAGTTTTCCGGCGGTGGAAGTTGAGATTGTTGTTGGTGCTGATCATGAGAGTGTTATAGGcggaagaagagaagagttTGTTGAGAAACTGGAGAGCATTTGGGGTTCCTGTAGATAA
- the LOC103845902 gene encoding NADH--cytochrome b5 reductase 1 — MDTEFLRTLDRQILLGVFVAFVAVGAGAAYYLSSSKKRRGCLDPENFKEFKLVTKEQLSHNVAKFVFELPTSTSALGLPIGQHISCRGKDAQGEDVIKPYTPTTLDSDLGRFELVIKMYPQGRMSHHFREMRVGDHLAVKGPKGRFKYQPGQFRAFGMLAGGSGITPMFQVARAILENPADKTKVHLIYANVTSEDILLKEELESLTANYPDQFKVYYVLNQPPETWDGGVGFVSKEMIQAHCPAPASDIQILRCGPPPMNKAMAANLEALGYSPEMQFQF; from the exons ATGGATACAGAGTTCCTTCGAACTCTAGATCGCCAGATTCTATTGGGCGTCTTCGTAGCTTTCGTCGCAGTTGGTGCTGGTGCTGCTTACTATCTCTCTTCCTCCAAAAAACGCAGAG GGTGTTTGGATCCAGAGAACTTCAAGGAGTTCAAGCTTGTTACAAAGGAACAACTTAGTCACAATGTGGCTAAATTCGTATTTGAGCTTCCAACTTCTACCTCCGCCTTGGGTCTTCCCATTGGTCAACACATCAGCTGCAG GGGAAAGGATGCTCAAGGAGAGGATGTTATTAAGCCTTACACTCCTACAACCTTAGATTCTGACCTTGGACGTTTTGAACTTGTTattaag ATGTATCCGCAAGGAAGGATGTCTCATCATTTCAGGGAGATGCGTGTTGGAGACCATCTTGCTGTTAAGGGACCAAAG GGAAGGTTCAAGTATCAGCCAGGCCAGTTTAGGGCATTTGGAATGCTTGCTGGAGGTTCAGGCATCACTCCCATGTTCCAA GTGGCACGAGCGATTCTAGAAAACCCAGCAGACAAGACAAAGGTGCACCTCATTTACGCCAATGTTACATCCGAAGACATTCTCTTAAAG GAAGAGTTGGAGAGTCTTACAGCCAATTACCCAGATCAATTCAAAGTCTACTATGTTCTGAACCAG CCTCCGGAGACATGGGATGGTGGTGTTGGATTTGTATCTAAGGAAATGATTCAGGCCCATTGTCCTGCACCAGCATCCGATATTCAG ATCCTAAGATGTGGACCACCGCCTATGAACAAGGCCATGGCTGCAAACCTTGAAGCTCTTGGTTACTCTCCAGAGATGCAATTCCAGTTCTGA
- the LOC103846213 gene encoding probable lysophospholipase BODYGUARD 5: protein MMASTFQENCISVINGAPSWAVFFLFDLLDNFLCIVFRFLDQVMEEKLESCQCNNPQETSGYEFLSDHQHLSETLYRRRNIFRQAGFLRFARKLPEITKKIGIATFLRNFLFPDKMEKVPREVANRWSDCGCKNCVSWTNDDKLNVIVKQPSVSSDLSMSNKPVKNVIFIHGFLASSSYWTNTVFNYLPETTEKTNYRFFAVDLLGFGDSPKPRDCRYSLQEHVEMIEKSVILPNNLTSFHVVAHSMGCIVAVALAAKFSGSVKSVALVAPPYFGDKEGASCEALDVIAEKKLWPPTSFFSAMMAWYEHIARGVCFVVCRHHRTWEKIIKIITWRSKLPIAITELTKHTHQSSWHSMHNVLCGGAKFTDKHLETLINSGVKISVLQGDKDAVVPVDCLWNMKAKFPAVEVEVIAGTDHSSVIMSRREVFVANLVKLWASSVKKQN, encoded by the exons ATGATGGCTTCGACTTTTCAAGAAAACTGTATTTCAGTAATCAACGGAGCTCCGAGTTGGgctgttttctttctttttgaccTTCTCGACAATTTTCTCTGCATCGTTTTCAGATTCCTCGACCAAGTTATGGAAGAAAAACTAGAGTCATGCCAATGTAATAATCCTCAAGAGACATCCGGATACGAGTTTCTTTCAGACCATCAACACTTGTCCGAGACTCTTTACCGTAGGAGAAACATTTTCCGACAAGCCGGTTTTCTCCGGTTTGCGAGAAAACTCCCTGAGATCACCAAGAAAATCGGTATAGCTACTTTCCTTAGAAACTTCCTCTTTCCCGATAAAATGGAGAAAGTCCCTCGTGAGGTTGCAAACAGATGGTCTGATTGTGGTTGCAAGAATTGTGTTTCTTGGACTAACGACGATAAACTTAACGTGATCGTCAAGCAACCTTCAGTATCTTCAG ATTTATCAATGAGCAACAAACCGGTAAAGAACGTTATTTTCATACACGGATTCTTAGCATCTTCATCGTACTGGACCAACACGGTGTTCAATTATCTACCCGAGACCACGGAGAAAACTAACTACAGATTCTTCGCGGTCGATCTTCTAGGGTTTGGAGACAGTCCAAAACCTAGAGACTGTCGATATTCGTTGCAAGAACATGTTGAAATGATCGAGAAATCGGTTATTTTACCAAACAATCTGACTTCATTCCATGTTGTAGCACACTCCATGGGATGCATCGTTGCAGTAGCCTTAGCTGCCAAATTCTCCGGTAGTGTCAAGTCCGTCGCTTTAGTAGCTCCG CCGTACTTTGGTGATAAAGAAGGAGCAAGTTGTGAGGCTCTTGATGTGATAGCCGAGAAGAAACTTTGGCCTCCGACTTCGTTTTTCTCAGCGATGATGGCTTGGTACGAACACATTGCACGTGGGGTTTGCTTTGTTGTGTGTAGGCACCACCGTACATGGGAGAAGATCATCAAAATTATAACTTGGAGAAG TAAACTACCAATTGCGATAACCGAACTAACGAAGCACACGCATCAGTCGTCATGGCATAGCATGCACAATGTGTTATGCGGAGGAGCGAAATTCACGGATAAACACCTTGAAACTTTGATAAATTCCGGTGTTAAAATCAGTGTGCTACAAGGGGATAAAGATGCTGTGGTTCCTGTTGATTGTCTATGGAACATGAAAGCTAAGTTCCCAGCGGTTGAAGTTGAAGTTATTGCCGGAACCGATCATAGTTCGGTAATAATGAGTAGAAGAGAGGTCTTTGTTGCGAACCTTGTTAAGTTGTGGGCTTCTTCCGTAAAGAAACAAAACTAG
- the LOC103845903 gene encoding AAA-ATPase At5g17760 has protein sequence MFFSKDLPSPTSFFTAYASMAGYMMMIRSMAHELIPAPIQDFIYSSLRSLFHRSSSTTLTLTIDDDNMGMSNEIYRAAQTYLSTKISPDAIRLRISKGHKDKHVNLYLSDGEIVNDVYQDVELKWIFVTDGGGDKKSGGGGGGGRGGGRGGGGGRRSPVDDDGKSEYFELSFDKKHKDLILNSYIPHVETKAKEIRDERRILMLHSLNSLRWESVILEHPSTFETMAMEEELKRDVIADLDRFIRRKDFYKRVGKAWKRGYLLYGPPGTGKSSLVAAMANYLKFDVYDLQLASVMRDSDLRRLLLATRNRSILVIEDIDCAVDLPNRVEQQQPGEGKNRGESQGPLTLSGLLNFIDGLWSSCGDERIIIFTTNHKDRLDPALLRPGRMDMHIYMGHCTFQGFKTLASNYLCLNDTTMPHRLYPEIERLMEGDVITPAQVAEELMKSEDADMALEGLVSVLEKMRFKADESSQVIMKKEGRLEMDEITLKRDAEGSPRKNGKRIKKLVLFWT, from the exons ATGTTTTTCTCTAAGGATCTTCCCTCACCTACATCGTTCTTCACAGCGTACGCTTCAATGGCTGGTTACATGATGATGATACGATCAATGGCTCACGAGCTCATCCCAGCACCAATCCAAGACTTCATCTACTCTTCTCTCCGCTCTCTGTTCCACCGCTCTTCCTCCACGACTCTGACTCTAACCATCGACGACGACAACATGGGGATGAGCAACGAGATCTACCGAGCCGCTCAGACTTACCTCTCCACCAAGATCAGTCCAGACGCCATCAGGCTCAGAATCAGCAAAGGACACAAAGACAAACACGTCAACTTGTACCTCAGCGACGGAGAAATCGTCAACGACGTGTACCAAGACGTGGAGCTGAAGTGGATATTCGTCACAGACGGCGGAGGAGACAAGAAAAGCGGCGGCGGAGGAGGTGGCGGAAGAGGCGGAGGAAGAGGCGGCGGCGGAGGGAGGAGAAGCCCTGTCGACGACGACGGTAAAAGCGAGTACTTCGAGCTGAGTTTCGACAAGAAGCATAAAGACTTGATCCTAAACTCTTACATCCCTCACGTCGAGACCAAAGCTAAAGAGATCAGAGACGAGAGGAGGATCCTGATGCTGCATTCTCTCAACTCTCTCCGGTGGGAATCGGTTATCCTCGAGCATCCTTCCACCTTCGAGACGATGGCCATGGAAGAGGAGCTCAAGCGTGACGTCATCGCCGATCTTGATCGGTTCATAAGGAggaaagatttttacaagaggGTGGGGAAAGCTTGGAAGAGGGGTTACTTGCTGTACGGGCCACCTGGAACCGGGAAGTCTAGTTTGGTTGCGGCCATGGCGAACTACCTCAAGTTTGATGTCTATGATCTTCAGCTCGCGAGTGTGATGCGTGACTCTGACCTGAGGAGGCTCTTGCTAGCGACACGTAACCGTTCGATTCTTGTCATAGAAGATATCGACTGTGCGGTGGATTTGCCCAATAGAGTGGAGCAACAACAGCCTGGTGAAGGCAAGAACCGTGGCGAGTCTCAG GGACCTTTGACGTTATCAGGGCTGCTGAATTTCATAGACGGGTTATGGTCAAGCTGTGGAGACGAGCGGATAATAATATTCACGACGAACCATAAAGACAGGCTAGACCCGGCATTACTACGTCCGGGTCGTATGGATATGCACATTTACATGGGACATTGCACTTTCCAAGGATTCAAGACTCTAGCCTCTAACTATTTGTGCTTGAACGACACCACGATGCCACACCGTCTTTACCCGGAGATAGAGCGACTGATGGAAGGGGATGTAATCACGCCGGCACAAGTGGCAGAGGAGCTGATGAAAAGTGAGGATGCTGACATGGCGCTTGAGGGTTTGGTGAGTGTTTTAGAGAAGATGAGGTTTAAAGCTGATGAATCGAGTCAGGTGATTATGAAGAAGGAGGGTAGATTGGAGATGGATGAGATTACATTAAAGCGTGATGCTGAGGGTTCTCCGAGGAAGAATGGTAAAAGGATTAAGAAACTTGTTCTGTTTTGGACCTAA
- the LOC103845899 gene encoding zinc finger protein VAR3, chloroplastic — MNNSTRILSLFSPPPPILRGLFISRLTNLRRLHRLASAPSFVNSSHRRSPLSFPPLIPTIPLSRFHTHRARTSASDSVPSHHHQLPEWAELIKSLSKAGYFTDSGFENEFFPGLPEELIRQALACLALARDRPELLEMVSRRDVQVVVENVKPFLFRTGADSLKRMRLYLTSGRQGIGKVLDVDKASTVDLMRLLLSYVVDLSSSEGSKHHDREIMESSVRNLLSEIAKMSFCTPESNGAMQNKFSERNGGLFQKNVEKKQGDWICSRCSGLNFARNVKCFQCDEARPKRQLTGSEWECPQCDFYNYGRNIACLRCDCKRPGDFSLNLANSGSAYSKDPELERRLVENEEKAQRWFSKLAQGGGSDANSVDTDEDFPEIMPLRKGVNRYVVNTRKTPLERRLANTETDGTKTNRSLNEILGSSSSSASSRRFESSQVVNSDFVPFVPLPSDMFAKKPDKEGTQKGQMDDVSDDNGILYKEDKSSGKETDEPEKDEKESDWLKKVTELHKVSDPESSIPEENSPEKMPMRKGENQYVVSRKKDRSLTSPANKRRMSIETKDSDFVPFVPFPPDYFAKHKQPEETTTTTDTIPAPVTKNPSQVVQKEPSSSIPEPMAEKIRNGKSLEGSLVKEPDLLDMSEEAKAERWFKRVAEIKNISELSQIPDEDFPSIMPMRKGVNRFVVSKRKTPLERRLASQRQQRDPPLITNSDPASNRDT; from the exons ATGAACAACTCCACCAGAatcctctctctcttctctcctcctcctcctatcTTACGTGGCCTCTTCATCAGCCGCTTAACCAATCTCCGCCGTCTCCACCGTCTCGCCTCTGCTCCTTCCTTCGTTAACTCATCCCATCGACGTTCTCCGTTGTCTTTTCCGCCGCTTATCCCCACGATACCTCTCAGCCGTTTCCATACTCACCGAGCTCGTACCTCCGCCTCCGATTCTGTTCCTTCTCATCACCACCAGCTGCCTGAATGGGCGGAGCTGATCAAGTCTCTCTCCAAAGCTGGTTACTTTACAGATTCCGGTTTTGAAAACGAGTTCTTTCCCGGTTTACCAGAAGAGCTTATCCGTCAAGCTCTTGCTTGCTTGGCACTAGCTCGTGATCGACCCGAGTTGCTTGA AATGGTTTCGAGGAGAGATGTTCAAGTGGTGGTGGAGAATGTGAAGCCGTTCTTGTTTAGGACAGGTGCAGATTCTCTCAAAAGGATGAGGCTTTACCTAACAAGTGGTCGTCAGGGCATTGGtaag GTACTGGATGTGGATAAGGCGAGTACAGTGGATTTGATGAGGCTTCTTTTGAGTTATGTTGTGGATTTGTCTTCTTCTGAGGGAAGCAAACACCATGACCGAGAGATCATGGAGTCTTCGGTTCGAAACCTTTTGAGCGAGATAGCAAAGATGAGCTTCTGTACTCCTGAGTCAAACGGCGCAATGCAAAATAAGTTCTCGGAGAGAAATGGAGGTTTATTTCAGAAGAACGTTGAGAAGAAACAAGGTGACTGGATTTGCTCGAG GTGTAGTGGCTTGAACTTTGCGAGAAATGTCAAATGCTTCCAGTGTGATGAAGCAAGACCAAAGCGACAGCTAACTGGTAGTGAATGGGAGTGTCCTCA ATGCGATTTCTACAACTATGGGAGGAACATAGCCTGCTTAAGATGCGACTGCAAGCGACCCGGGGACTTCTCACTCAATTTAGCTAACTCTGGCTCTGCTTATTCGAAGGATCCTGAACTTGAGAGAAGACTGGTGGAAAATGAAGAGAAAGCACAGAGATGGTTTAGTAAACTAGCGCAGGGTGGTGGTTCTGATGCAAACAGTGTTGATACCGATGAAGATTTCCCAGAGATTATGCCTTTGAGGAAAGGAGTGAATAGATATGTTGTTAACACGAGAAAGACACCTCTTGAGAGAAGGTTGGCTAATACTGAGACAGATGGAACTAAAACGAATAGGAGCCTGAATGAGATTCTCGGTTCTTCATCCTCTTCGGCTTCTTCCAGGAGGTTTGAATCCTCTCAGGTAGTTAACTCTGATTTTGTCCCCTTCGTGCCACTACCTTCCGATATGTTTGCCAAGAAGCCTGACAAGGAGGGCACACAGAAAGGTCAAATGGACGACGTCTCAGACGACAATGGAATCCTCTATAAAGAGGACAAGTCAAGTGGCAAAGAAACAGATGAACCTGAAAAGGATGAGAAAGAATCAGATTGGTTAAAGAAGGTCACAGAACTGCACAAGGTTTCTGATCCTGAAAGCTCAATACCGGAAGAGAATTCTCCTGAGAAAATGCCAATGCGTAAAGGAGAGAATCAGTATGTGGTTAGCAGGAAGAAAGACCGTTCACTGACTTCTCCAGCAAACAAGAGACGAATGTCCATTGAGACAAAAGACTCAGACTTTGTCCCTTTTGTACCTTTCCCACCTGACTATTTCGCCAAACACAAACAGCCAGaggaaacaacaacaacaacagataCTATTCCAGCTCCCGTTACTAAAAACCCTTCTCAGGTAGTACAAAAAGAACCTTCAAGTAGCATTCCAGAACCAATGGCAGAGAAGATAAGAAATGGAAAGAGCTTGGAGGGTTCGTTAGTGAAGGAGCCTGACTTGTTGGACATGTCGGAGGAAGCTAAAGCAGAGAGATGGTTTAAGCGAGTGGCTGAGATTAAGAACATATCAGAGCTAAGTCAGATCCCTGACGAAGACTTCCCGTCGATTATGCCAATGAGGAAAGGAGTAAATAGGTTTGTAGTCAGCAAGAGGAAGACTCCATTAGAACGGCGTTTAGCTTCTCAACGCCAGCAGAGAGATCCTCCTCTGATCACCAATTCCGATCCAGCCAGTAACAGAGATACATGA